One segment of Oceanispirochaeta sp. M1 DNA contains the following:
- a CDS encoding FeoB-associated Cys-rich membrane protein, with protein MTTTDILIIGVIIFLIAGALWKILKDKKKGAGCSGCTGCPMSGQCNVPLEEKG; from the coding sequence ATGACAACAACTGATATTTTGATTATTGGGGTTATCATATTTTTAATTGCAGGAGCCCTCTGGAAAATCTTAAAAGATAAGAAAAAAGGGGCAGGTTGTTCAGGCTGTACGGGATGTCCTATGTCCGGACAATGTAATGTCCCTCTAGAAGAAAAAGGTTAA
- the feoB gene encoding ferrous iron transport protein B has protein sequence MKIALAGNPNSGKTTLFNAITGKIEHVGNWPGVTVEKKEGSVKSSFISDEKNVTVVDLPGAYSMSPYTSEESITKDFVINEKPDVIINIVDAGNISRSLFFTTQLLELGVPVIVALNKCDINEKKGTIIDTMLLSEVLKCPVIETIATESRQNGLASLIDIAVSVNKNGDKQKAPSPKDKIIEFSKEEIEALDKKRYDRVSGIVTQVERRKLESSSQTRQDKVDRFVAHKWLGIPIFAVIIWLVFSVSQSWVGPWLADVLVGWIDGFYGLVEGALGEGTNPVLSSLLLDGIIGGVGAVVGFLPLIMVLFFMLALLEDSGYMSRVALIMDRYFKKIGLSGKSIIPMIISTGCAIPGIMATRTIKNERQRRTTAMLAPFMPCGAKLPIIALFAGIFFNNNAWVGTSMYFLAILMIIVSGLVIRLITGDKSTSYFLIELPEYRIPSIKRATISMFSRAKAFIIKAGTIILICNAVVQILQTFNWQLQVVTEEMPGSSILASIASPLAWIFIPLGFGLWQFAAAAITGFIAKENVVGTLAVTFSITNFINVEELALVAGGSEVVSVFGIGAVAALSYLVFNLFTPPCFAAIGSMNSEMESRKWLWGAIGFQLGMGYIVAFLVYQLGTLFTMGELGSGFLGGLMAVVAIIGFIVYLILRNNRSEIKSSLKAA, from the coding sequence ATGAAAATTGCATTGGCAGGTAATCCGAACAGTGGTAAAACGACACTGTTTAATGCGATTACAGGGAAAATTGAACATGTGGGTAACTGGCCCGGGGTAACAGTAGAAAAAAAAGAGGGCTCGGTTAAGTCATCATTCATTTCTGATGAAAAAAACGTAACAGTAGTTGATCTGCCCGGTGCATATTCTATGTCACCATATACAAGCGAAGAATCTATTACAAAAGACTTTGTAATTAATGAAAAACCGGATGTAATCATCAATATTGTTGATGCCGGTAACATCAGTCGAAGTCTGTTCTTTACCACTCAATTATTAGAACTGGGAGTGCCCGTAATTGTTGCTTTGAATAAGTGTGATATCAATGAGAAAAAAGGTACTATTATTGACACAATGCTTTTAAGTGAAGTACTGAAATGTCCTGTAATTGAGACTATTGCCACTGAAAGCAGGCAGAATGGTTTAGCATCACTTATTGATATAGCTGTTTCAGTAAATAAAAATGGTGATAAACAAAAAGCGCCCTCCCCAAAAGACAAAATCATAGAATTCAGCAAAGAGGAAATTGAGGCTCTGGATAAGAAGAGATATGATCGTGTGTCTGGCATTGTAACACAGGTAGAAAGAAGGAAACTGGAATCGTCATCACAGACTAGACAGGATAAAGTTGACCGTTTTGTAGCTCATAAATGGCTGGGTATCCCCATTTTTGCAGTAATTATATGGTTGGTCTTTTCAGTGTCACAATCCTGGGTGGGTCCCTGGCTGGCAGATGTTCTTGTCGGCTGGATTGATGGCTTTTATGGTCTTGTCGAAGGGGCTCTGGGAGAGGGAACAAACCCTGTTCTGAGTTCACTCCTACTCGATGGTATAATTGGTGGGGTAGGGGCTGTTGTCGGGTTCCTTCCTTTGATTATGGTACTCTTTTTTATGCTGGCTCTTCTTGAAGACTCTGGATATATGTCTCGTGTTGCACTAATTATGGATAGATACTTTAAGAAAATTGGATTATCCGGTAAATCTATCATTCCTATGATCATCAGTACTGGCTGTGCTATTCCCGGAATTATGGCGACTCGAACAATAAAAAATGAAAGGCAGAGAAGAACGACAGCCATGTTGGCTCCCTTCATGCCCTGTGGTGCAAAATTACCGATTATAGCTCTTTTTGCCGGTATCTTTTTCAACAATAATGCCTGGGTTGGAACATCAATGTATTTTCTGGCAATTCTAATGATTATTGTCAGCGGTTTAGTCATTAGGCTCATTACTGGTGATAAATCGACCTCATATTTTCTCATTGAACTTCCTGAATACCGTATTCCCAGCATAAAGAGAGCAACAATCTCAATGTTCAGTCGGGCTAAAGCTTTTATTATAAAAGCAGGTACCATTATTCTTATATGTAACGCTGTCGTTCAAATTCTTCAGACTTTTAACTGGCAGTTACAGGTTGTCACTGAAGAAATGCCAGGCTCCAGTATTCTAGCCTCTATCGCATCACCTCTAGCATGGATTTTTATTCCTCTTGGATTTGGTCTGTGGCAGTTTGCAGCAGCTGCTATTACCGGATTTATTGCAAAGGAAAATGTTGTAGGAACATTGGCGGTAACTTTTTCAATTACCAACTTTATTAATGTGGAAGAACTTGCACTCGTTGCAGGAGGTTCTGAAGTTGTTTCAGTCTTTGGAATCGGAGCAGTTGCAGCACTTTCCTATCTGGTATTCAACTTATTCACACCTCCCTGTTTTGCAGCTATCGGGTCTATGAATTCAGAGATGGAATCAAGGAAATGGCTATGGGGGGCAATCGGATTTCAATTGGGAATGGGTTATATCGTTGCATTTCTTGTGTATCAGCTGGGAACATTATTTACCATGGGTGAATTGGGCAGTGGATTCCTTGGTGGACTAATGGCAGTTGTGGCGATAATAGGTTTCATTGTGTATCTCATTCTTAGAAATAACAGATCAGAGATTAAAAGTTCATTGAAGGCTGCATGA
- a CDS encoding FeoA family protein, with product MKLNEGNTAREYSIVRINALEEGMSEFLFTLGCYPGERITIISQLSSNFIVNIKDARYSLDENLASAIFVEDINIEELAV from the coding sequence ATGAAACTGAATGAGGGAAATACTGCTAGAGAATATAGCATTGTAAGAATCAATGCACTGGAAGAAGGTATGAGTGAATTCCTTTTTACATTAGGTTGTTATCCAGGGGAAAGAATCACAATAATCTCACAACTTTCTTCAAATTTTATAGTTAATATCAAAGATGCAAGATACAGTCTTGATGAAAATCTGGCGTCAGCTATTTTTGTTGAAGATATAAATATAGAAGAATTAGCTGTATAA
- a CDS encoding metal-dependent transcriptional regulator, translating to MKTINTNYDYLITIFILSKQTGTVRSVDIAHEKGISKPAVCSRMKLLLKLEYITMDHRGILLTETGKSIAETLNRNYSLFKTLLETIGFDENNADEIAYHSAQIMNPKSFKECSDYIQKVS from the coding sequence ATGAAAACTATAAATACAAATTATGACTATTTAATTACTATATTTATCCTCTCAAAACAGACCGGGACTGTCCGATCGGTTGACATTGCTCACGAAAAAGGAATTTCAAAACCAGCAGTTTGTTCAAGAATGAAACTACTATTAAAGCTTGAATATATAACTATGGATCATAGGGGTATACTTCTTACAGAGACAGGAAAATCCATAGCAGAAACTCTGAATAGAAATTATTCGCTTTTTAAAACTCTTCTTGAAACTATTGGTTTTGATGAGAACAACGCAGATGAAATAGCGTATCATTCAGCACAAATAATGAATCCAAAGTCCTTTAAAGAATGTTCAGATTATATACAGAAAGTTAGTTAG